The Thunnus thynnus chromosome 19, fThuThy2.1, whole genome shotgun sequence genome contains the following window.
TACGGGGTTTATTTTTAAGGACTTCTGTTAATGAAGCCTGTTAAATGTCATGTTGTTGATTCAGCaaaatctgctgtttttaaagcaaaatcTGGCACCAATGAAGCGTATAGATAGAATACTTTCAGTTTATGGATTGTTTTTAGTCTGTGCAATGTCACAAGATAAGGAACAAATCACCATTGCAGCTTCCCAGAGCTCAAGACGCCATCTTTAAACTGCAAGTTCTGTTTggataatatttaaaaactcataaacacacaagtgATTTACATCTTAAGACACTGTTACCATCTGCTTCCTTAGTGTCAAAAACACTTGtgtctgttgttttctcttgtgtttcttGTGGATGAGGATCTCTGACATCACTGTGAACCAAATCTAAGCTGTCGGCCTCCAGTTTCCCAGAACCCCAAACCCTTTTTCATCCAGCTCAGTCTGCAGACCTGACACATCACATTTCCTCTCTGGtgaattctgtttttataaCCACAGAAAGaactctttgttttctgtaacTGCATGTTGGTGAACTGATGGCTGGTTAATGTTGATAAAATTAGAAAGTTATTACAAATGTTCATCAAACTACAGTCTAATGTGACGTCTAAACAAGTACTAAAACCAATTAATAAAATTTCAAAGTATTGATATTAGCCACTAATCGATCAATCTGTGCTCCTCAGATGACTCCACACAGCCTCACCCAGAGATGCTGGTAATGgtttaatatttcacaaaaactgTTGGTTCAGAAGGTTTTATCTCTCGTTTCTTTCACAATAACGTAAAAACACACACGAGAGTTCAGTCAGTCACTGTCTTTACATCCATTGGGGCCAGTAGGGGAGAAAATGTGACattcagttttaatttattgttatatttttaaaaagtcaaccAGAAAACGTTCAATTATTTTCAGCAGAATCTTtaacctgctgcagctgaatcTGAACAAGACGACATATAAACACCAGAGAGAAACTACATTATTCATCTAAtggtgtttgtttaatttgtaatttAGGATTGATTTTCTTTGTTGAAATGTCTTTATGTATGTCATGTTCAGTGTTGAAGCTTCTGCTTTCATGGGATTGTTATGAAGTTGAAAGAAATGCTGCTCAATAAAGTCATTTATATAAAGTTCTTGTTGTgtgttattaaaatgtttaatacgTTGGGTCTGTTCCAGCACATTAACAGTCTTGAGCCCTGAACATTCACACAACATCAGGTAGAGGACAGGTCAAACTCCCAGAGTCTCTGCCCGTCTCCCTGTTTGACCAGTCAGACGCTGACAGAGCTGAGTGATCAGTGGGACAGACCAGAGTTCCCAGCAGAAGTGCTGCTGGAGCTTCTGTGTGTCATCATGCAGGAACTCAGCATGATGCAGCTGAAACACTCTTAATGTAGTCTGATCTTCTCTTATCATAGAGTCAATATCAACACGTCTGTTAAAGCTCAGTTAACCTCCTACAGATCCACTTCAGAACATCAACACTCCCCTCCTTCACCTTCTTcagtcagaaacacacagactgacatcacacattcattcatggtgtaaatgtataaatgataaatgatgcaTCTGTGGCCTCAAAGGCTTCAAATTAAATCTCACCAGGATGTAAAACAGCagaatattttaacaataagTGTTTTTATCCTGGTTTGAATATGAGACTGAGTTCTCTGTTACATCTCTGATGATTCACTTTATTAAATGAACTTCAGGTTTCTAATCATTAACGTGGTGCTGGCTCCATCTAGTGATCAATATAGAAATCAATAACAGTCATATAACAGTTTATCAGATATTCCTCatgatacttttatttaatatgaGATATGATGTTGGTGTCTGTTTCTCCACTGAGTCTCTGACagaataaagagaaacaaacatttaatgatCAAAGACAGattatatacagatatatattatttaacatatttaggGAAGAGTctaacagaaatattaataaagttGGGGAGGATGTTGctttttaatcaaatgaaatataagTTTCAGCCCTGTAGTTTCTGCACTGTCCTGAACTTTAACATGAGACACAAACAGCTTCAAGGAAAGTTTGTAGATTTCTCTGatggaggaaactaaaggtGAGTGAAGACTtgaattaaaatatgttattagTGGTGTTTCAGTTATACTTGAATACTGAGTTAAGTAAACATGGAGCAGATGAAATAGATTTGAATGTGTTATGACAGACTTGTTGTAGTTCAGTCTGCTCAGGTTTCCTTCAGTCCACATCagtattcatatatatatatacaatctccctctcaccccccttccatggggggtggtggtgtgtctcaGGTCCTCTCATCAACATCTAgcttaaacatttttcacactaatatcaccagaaaaacaaatgtaataatcttcttatctgacagtaataaataaACTCTTTATGCATGGTGGTGTTGCTGTTGCTGAAGTGACAGAGATGGTGGAAGttgatctgatatgaaaaaataatgtgGAACACTCACTTAAACACactattattacattattgcgTAAATGTCCTCAGCTACATTCTGCTGCAGTAGTGTCAATAAAGTTGAATTGAATCTATAATTGAATAAATCCTCCTCCTGTCCACCAGGTGGAGACAGAGTCCATGTTGATCAGTTTGCAGCATCACAGAGAATCACATTTATAAACTCTAACCAGTCATTAGTGTTTTACTTTATCATGCAAAtcattttctcttatttatgAGAAatagttttatatatttctaaACATTTACAACTCGTTCAGACTTCAAGAAGCATAATGTGAAACTTTACTGCTGGATGTCTGCTTGTTgattgtttagttttttctgttgatcttgtttgtttagtggggttttttttaaattgaaaatgtatttatttatttatatatttttgcattttgtattgTTCAGATTGTCCTGTGAAGAATAATTTGCTCTCATATGTTTCCTTCAACTATGAAGTGATTTAATTGCTAAAGTCTAaaaatgagacacaaacaaCATCAAGTTAAATTTGTAGAATCCTCTGAAGGAGGAAAGTAAAGGTGAGTGTAGActtgaatataaaatgtgaacatttgaaaattaatataatttgTAGTTGAGTATTAAAATACTCTTGAAGTACTTGAAGTCTGCACAGTTTAAACAGTTTATTCTTCTTGTAATATCAGTTCAGTCTGCTCAGGTTTCCTTCAGTCCACATCAGTTGTggctccatctagtggtcacTACAGAAAACATCATTATCCAGAGTTGATCTCATATTCTTCAGGATATGTTCATTATGATGGTGTgagctgtgttttctttgagtcTCTGTCAGACTTGCTGCTCAGAATAAAGTCAAACAGACATTTAATGAACAAAGTTCAGCAGAAGCTTCAACAGACTCAGAAAGCAGCTGATGATCCAGTGAAGACACTCTGAGCAAACTGGTTTCATCAAgatcacattttattcatgattCACAGAAAAATGCATCAAGCAGGATATGATTTAATGTAGAATAACACAATATACTGCAATCACTCTAATAGAACTTGttagaaaataaagaacatgAATGAATACAAGTTTTCCCACATGGCCTGTGTTATCTGAAATATTAAACTAATCATTACAAGCTGTATGATTCAAATACACGTGAAGAAAATCTCATCAAACAGAAGCAAATGAGATTTCATGactccactcaaaaacacaaacatcagaaaGTTGGATTCACGTCCAACACAGCAGAATATTTCTACGTTCTGTAACATCGTCTGAACAAACGCAttcaaatgagaaaatcaatCATGTTTAATAAGGTTTAAATGAACTGACTTCTTTAGATGCTACAGGAGACTTTGTGTTAGTTTGAGTTTCAATCAGACTTTGGATGAATGGTTTCAAACACGAGGAGGCATCGCTCCGTCTAATTATCTCTACTTTTAtcagctgctctgctgttacttTCCTCATCTGTAGTCTTTTGTCCTGCACGTGTGAACTTGTTTTAAAGCTGATTAGAAACCTGCTTTCTCACAAACCTGAATCAGGTTTCTCTGATCCTCTACTCCAACTACTGAAAGCAgctctcttcttcttgtttcttggTTGCTgaagtgcagctgaacacactgatgttgtgttttgatctgatgactgaagctgagagcagaaaagaggctgaactatgacaggaagtgatgtaaaAAAGAGTATTGATAAGAAGAAAagcaacagctgctgttactgTGAGACAGATTCTGGCTCTGCTTTGACTGATGTGGATCAACAAATGATTCTCCTGTAATCTGAACAGTGAAGTGACGTcaataattaaacattaaactacaagaacaaacagcaacagagtTTGCTGTTTCTCACaatcacacatttcacatttaaaagatgattcagttattttctgatGTAGTTTTTACATCAACATTGTAATTAAAAggattataatgaaataatgtttgtgatgtttaaacatttatatgaacAGTGTAGAGCTTGTTGTCTACAcagctgtctgatgttgttCATCTACTTCATTGCATCTTTAAGTGCTTTACCAGCTGCTGTTAGTTTACCATACATGTACTGCAGTGTATCTGTCATAGTTCCTTCATCCCTTCGACGTTTCATCCCCCTCAGCTTCTGGACCTTtactctgtctcctctctcgtTCATCTTCTCAATCAGGTAGTCCAAGTGGACATGAGTGGACATTGAGTTAACATTCAGGGCTTTCTGCTCCAGTGTGAGAACATGTTGGTAGGCCTCCTCCAGCAACTTTATCTTCTCAGCTTTCAGTTCTTCCATCTCTGTTTGAAGATTTTCCATCACACTCTTCTCCTTCTGACattcagctttatttttttcatacttCTGTTTCACATCTTTAAGGGTCTTATCAACTGTCCTGGTCTTGTTCACATACCTccagttttctttcacatgatCTTCTGCAGGACACCTCTTGGTACATGAAGTGCAGCGACCATCTTTCATGACCTCACACCATGAGGGACTCCAGGCCATTGTGCATCCAGGATAGTGACAGTTCTCTTCACAGATGTTACAGGTGACAGCTTTAGTGTCCCACCGGGCATTAatcttttgttttactttgtagACCTCATCAACTTCTACAGTGAAGTTctcattcttcttcatctcttgttTATGTTTCTTCAGAGCTTCTTGAGTCTGTTGGATCTCGTTCTGCTTTAGTTCAATGAGCTGGATTCTGTCTTGCAGGTTGTTGATGCAGGCTGTTATTCTGATACGTGAGTTCAACACTTCAACAGTCGTCTTCAGCTTTTGAGGTTTAGATTTTTTGAGGAAGTCTTTGAATTCTTCC
Protein-coding sequences here:
- the LOC137170637 gene encoding uncharacterized protein codes for the protein MATSNVSSKYKDIISKSSLISSGSPAVYQLRPKEEKFGTLTRKTVGEKNHNKTNKTILLVGETGTGKSTLINTLVNYTMGVKFDDNIWFEIVEDEKRSQSESQTSDVIVYEIFGYEDITLPFSLTIIDTPGYGDTRGNERDVIISQRLFDLFRSEDGVHEIDAVGLVLKASENRVSDRLKYVFDSVTSLFGKDIEQNIIALITNSNGITPENALEALKAANIKCAKDEEDQPVHFLFDNCQKGERTKKTKLPLGNAWRVTETGMEEFKDFLKKSKPQKLKTTVEVLNSRIRITACINNLQDRIQLIELKQNEIQQTQEALKKHKQEMKKNENFTVEVDEVYKVKQKINARWDTKAVTCNICEENCHYPGCTMAWSPSWCEVMKDGRCTSCTKRCPAEDHVKENWRYVNKTRTVDKTLKDVKQKYEKNKAECQKEKSVMENLQTEMEELKAEKIKLLEEAYQHVLTLEQKALNVNSMSTHVHLDYLIEKMNERGDRVKVQKLRGMKRRRDEGTMTDTLQYMYGKLTAAGKALKDAMK